A stretch of the Perca flavescens isolate YP-PL-M2 chromosome 3, PFLA_1.0, whole genome shotgun sequence genome encodes the following:
- the LOC114553114 gene encoding NLR family CARD domain-containing protein 3: MSQCEDREEGAPPSKTTLCGDHDSQTKAQRMLQQKPGPEPSCVSMKSDWSMGCFVDFKVGQAADERMQQQKPGPEPSCVSMKSDRSMGCFVDFKDGQAVDERVHQESSEGLGGQSDLQQQTDLDSIFMLLEESIVTFVKNELNKFQKVLSPDYPEYIENQREDEKVLDEAFLKITLHFLKRMKQEELADRLQSICQRKLKSNHKKKFQCVFEGIAKAGNPTLLNQMFTEIFIMEGGTAEVNDEHEVRQIETASRKPDRPETIIRCEDIFKTPPGREEPIRTVMTKGVAGIGKTVLTQKFTLDWAEDKANQDIQFIFPFTFRELNVLKEKRYSLVELVDHFFSETKEAGICRFKEFQVVFIFDGLDECRLPLDFHNTEILTDVTESTSVDVLLTNLIRGKLLPSARLWITTRPAAANQIPAECVDMVTEVRGFTDPQKEEYFRKQFRDNKQASRIISHIKTSQSLHIMCHIPVFCWITATVLEKVLKTRGGGELPKTMTEMYIHFLVVQSKLKNIKYHRGAETDPHWSPETRKMIESLGKLAFEQLQKGNLIFYESDLTECGIDIREASVYSGVFTQIFKEESGLYQDKVFCFVHLSVQEFLSALHVHLSFINSGVNLLAEEESTSRLLNAFRSAVDKALQSLNGHLDLFLRFLLGLSLQTSQTLLRGLMTQTGSSSQTNQKTVEYIKTKISENLSAERSINLFHCLNELNDCSLVEEIQQSLTSGSLSTDKLSPAQWSALVFILLSSEKDLDVFDLKKYSASEEALLRLLPVVKASNKALLSGCNLSERSCEALSSVLSSQSSRLRELDLSNNNLQDSGVYHLSSGLKCPHCRLETLSLSGCMISEEGCTSLASALRSNPSHLRVLDLSYNHLGDSGVKLLSILLEDPNWRLDTLRVEHGGPQRLRPGVRKCECVLSLL, from the exons AAACCtggacctgaacccagctgtgtgtccatgaagagtgaccGGTCTATGGGTTGTTTTGTTGACTTTAAAGATGGACAAGCTGTTGATGAAAG AGTTCACCAGGAGAGCTCAGAGGGCCTCGGTGGTCAGTCTGACCTGCAGCAGCAAACAGACCTGGACTCCATATTTATG CTGTTGGAGGAAAGCATCGTCACTTTTGTAAAGAACGAGCTGAATAAGTTTCAGAAGGTTCTGAGTCCAGATTACCCAGAATACATAGAGAATCAGAGGGAGGATGAGAAGGTTTTGGATg aggcatttctgaagatcacactgcacttcctgaaGAGAATGAAGCAGGAGGAGCTGGCTGACCGTCTGCAGAGCA TTTGTCAGCGTAAACTCAAGTCTAACCACAAGAAAAagtttcagtgtgtgtttgaggggattgctaaagcaggaaacccaacccttctgaatcagatgttcacagagatctTCATCATGGAGGGAGGAACTGCAGAGGTCAATGatgaacatgaggtcagacagattgaaacagcGTCCAGAaaaccagacagaccagaaacaaTAATCAGATGTGAAGACATCTTTAAAACCCCACCTGGAAGAGAAGAACCAATCAGAACGGTGATGACaaagggagtggctggcatcgggaaaacagtcttaacacagaagttcactctggactgggctgaagacaaagccaaccaggacatccagttcatATTTCCATTCActttcagagagctgaatgtgctgaaagagaaaaggtacagcttggtggaacttgttgatCACTTCTTcagtgaaaccaaagaagcaggaatctgcaggttCAAAGAGTTCCaggttgtgttcatctttgacggtctggatgagtgtcgacttcctctggacttccacaacactgagatcctgactgatgttacagagtccacctcagtggatgtgctgctgacaaacctcatcagagggaaactgcttccctctgctcgcctctggataaccacacgacctgcagcagccaatcagatccctgctgagtgtgttgacatggtgacagaggtcagaggtttTACCGAcccacagaaggaggagtacttcaggaagcaATTCAGAGACAACAAGCAggccagcagaatcatctcccacatcaagacatcacaaagcctccacatcatgtgccacatcccagtcttctgctggatcactgctacagttctggagaaGGTGTTGAAGaccagagggggaggagagctgcccaagaccatGACTGAGATGTATatccacttcctggtggttcagtccaaaCTGAAGAACATCAAGTATCATAGAGGTGCTGAGACAGATCCACACTGGAGTCCAGAGACCAGGAAGATGATTGagtctctgggaaaactggcttttgagcagctgcagaaaggcaacctgatcttctatgaatccgacctgacagagtgtggcatcgatatcagagaagcctcagtgtactcaggagtgttcacacagatctttaaagaggagagtggactgtaccaggacaaggtgttctgctttgtccatctgagtgttcaggagttcctgtctgctcttcatgtccatctgtCATTCATcaactctggagtcaacctgctgGCAGAAGAAGAATCAACATCCCGGTTGCTTAATGCCTTCAGA AGTGCTGTGGACAAAGCCTTACAGAGTCTGaatggacacctggacttgttcctccgcttcctcctgggtctttcactGCAGACCAGTCAGACTCTCCTACGAGGTCTgatgacacagacaggaagtagctcACAGACCAATCAGAAAACAGTTGAGTACATCAAGACGAAAATCAGTGAgaatctgtctgcagagagaagcattaatctgttccactgtctgaatgaactgaatgattgttctctagtggaggagatccaacagtccctgacatcaggaagtctctccacagataaactgtctcctgctcagtggtcagctctggtcttcatcttactgtcatcagaaaaAGATCTGGatgtgtttgacctgaagaaatactctgcttcagaggaggctcttctgaggctgctgccagtggtcaaagcctccaacaaagctct actgagtggctgtaacctgtcagagagaagctgtgaagctctctcctcagttctcagctcccagtcctctaggctgagagagctggacctgagtaataacaacctgcaggattcaggagtttATCATCTGTCCTCTGGATTGAAGTGTCCACATTGCAgactggaaactctcag tctctcAGGCTGTATGatctcagaggaaggctgtACTTCTTTGGCCTCAGCTTTGAGATCCAACCCCTCTCATCTGAGAGtgctggacctgagctacaatcatctaggagactcaggagtgaagctgcttTCTATTTTACTGGAGGATCCAAATTGGAGACTGGACACTCTGAG GGTGGAACATGGTGGACCTCAGAGACTGAGACCTGGTGTGaggaagtgtgagtgtgttttaagTTTGCTCTAA